The following coding sequences are from one Shumkonia mesophila window:
- a CDS encoding PAS domain-containing sensor histidine kinase, with protein MRSRQVYAIGGLIVLTVFAVAGLWEFLLEDRVLARLNPGYVAETADEHWRYVAVAVGASVVSLIAPLWLFNHLGARQARAEEALAESRERLKAFAENPDWVWEIDETGVYTYASSRVHDFLGYTPEEVIGKAPFDLMPPDEAARMAKEFAAITSERRSFSLLENVTLHRDGHRVFMETSGVPIFDKRGAFRGYRGIDRDITARKQAEAAVRESEARFAKAFQASPAAMAISEIDDGRLLDANAMWLSLWGFTRGEAIGKTAVELHNWADLEQRAIFVERLKRDGSIRDFEAIFLTKGGQERTVLLAGETIEIGGEPRLLLVFHDITERQSMERRLRHVQKMEVVGQLAGGTAHDFNNLLQIIQSSIDLAQSQLDKDDRIHIYLENAMEAARRGGRLTHQLLSFSRKETLNPEIVRPAALIEGLLDLIRRSLGETIEVETRLERDLPTVRIDPHGLENALVNIAFNAKAAMPDGGRLTIAAGRRHVEQEIAGAGGADSPPAGDYVEINLTDTGCGMTPDVLEHAFEPFFTTREVGEGSGLGLSMVYGFARQSGGIVTLESEPGRGTRVCLMLPTAAKEPSDA; from the coding sequence ATGCGGTCTCGACAGGTCTACGCCATTGGTGGATTGATCGTCCTGACGGTGTTCGCCGTTGCCGGCCTTTGGGAGTTCCTGCTGGAAGACCGCGTTCTGGCCCGGCTTAACCCCGGCTACGTCGCGGAAACCGCCGACGAACACTGGCGCTACGTCGCCGTCGCGGTGGGCGCGTCGGTCGTCTCCCTGATCGCGCCGCTCTGGCTTTTCAACCACCTCGGAGCCCGCCAGGCCCGCGCCGAGGAGGCCTTGGCCGAATCCCGTGAGCGGCTGAAAGCCTTCGCCGAGAATCCCGACTGGGTGTGGGAAATCGACGAGACCGGCGTCTATACCTATGCCAGCTCGAGGGTCCACGATTTCCTGGGCTACACGCCCGAGGAGGTGATCGGCAAGGCCCCGTTCGACCTGATGCCGCCCGATGAGGCCGCCCGCATGGCCAAGGAGTTCGCCGCCATCACGTCGGAACGCCGCTCGTTCTCGCTGCTTGAGAACGTCACCCTGCACAGGGACGGCCACCGCGTGTTCATGGAAACCAGCGGCGTGCCGATCTTCGACAAACGGGGCGCCTTCCGCGGATACCGGGGGATCGACCGCGACATCACCGCCCGCAAGCAAGCCGAAGCGGCGGTGCGCGAAAGCGAGGCTCGCTTTGCCAAGGCCTTCCAGGCCAGCCCCGCCGCCATGGCCATTTCCGAGATCGACGACGGCCGGCTTCTCGACGCCAACGCCATGTGGCTGTCGCTGTGGGGGTTCACGCGCGGCGAGGCCATCGGCAAGACCGCCGTCGAACTGCACAACTGGGCCGACCTGGAGCAGCGGGCGATCTTCGTCGAACGCCTGAAGCGGGACGGCTCTATCCGCGATTTCGAGGCCATCTTTTTGACCAAAGGCGGGCAGGAGCGTACCGTCCTTCTGGCTGGCGAGACCATCGAGATCGGCGGCGAGCCCCGCCTTCTGCTGGTCTTCCACGACATCACCGAGCGCCAGTCGATGGAGCGCCGGCTGCGCCATGTCCAGAAGATGGAGGTGGTCGGCCAGTTGGCCGGCGGCACCGCGCACGATTTCAACAACCTGCTGCAAATCATCCAGAGCAGCATCGACTTGGCGCAAAGCCAGCTCGACAAGGACGACCGCATCCACATCTACCTGGAGAATGCGATGGAGGCCGCGAGGAGGGGCGGGCGCCTGACCCACCAGCTGCTGTCGTTCTCGCGCAAGGAAACCCTCAATCCCGAAATCGTCCGGCCGGCCGCCCTGATCGAGGGTCTGCTCGACCTGATCCGCCGCTCCTTAGGCGAGACCATCGAGGTCGAGACCCGGCTGGAAAGGGACCTTCCCACCGTCAGGATCGATCCCCACGGCCTGGAGAACGCCCTTGTCAACATCGCCTTCAACGCCAAGGCGGCGATGCCGGACGGCGGCCGACTGACCATCGCGGCCGGCCGCCGGCACGTCGAGCAGGAAATCGCGGGGGCGGGGGGGGCTGACAGCCCGCCGGCGGGCGATTATGTGGAAATAAACCTGACCGATACCGGCTGCGGAATGACCCCGGACGTCCTGGAGCACGCCTTCGAGCCATTCTTCACCACCCGCGAGGTGGGCGAGGGCAGCGGTTTAGGGCTCAGCATGGTCTACGGTTTCGCCCGCCAGTCTGGCGGAATCGTCACGCTTGAGAGCGAACCGGGGCGGGGAACCCGCGTCTGCCTGATGCTTCCAACGGCGGCCAAGGAACCGAGCGATGCGTAA
- the purH gene encoding bifunctional phosphoribosylaminoimidazolecarboxamide formyltransferase/IMP cyclohydrolase — protein MSSPIRRALISVSDKTGLIEFGKFLAASGVEILSTGGSAKALADAGVPVTEVSAHTGFPEIMDGRVKTLHPKIHGGLLAIRGNAKHEAAMKEHGIAPIDLVAVNLYPFEATVAKGADYETCIENIDIGGPGMIRAAAKNHAFVTVVVDAADYAAVMEEMKANGGATTLEFRKKLAATAYARTAVYDAAISGWFARVLNEPFPKRAAFAGELKQTLRYGENPHQQAAFYVSGEARPGVATARQLQGKELSFNNYNDTDAAFELVAEFQETACAIIKHANPCGCAHGASVKEAYLKALACDPVSAFGGIVALNRPLDGATAEEIAKLFAEVVIAPEISAEARTVLASKKNLRVLETGGLPDPKAPGMTLRSLSGGYLLQTRDDAVTSAELKVVTKRAPSAQEMKDLLFAFAICKHVKSNAIVYVKDGALVGGGAGQMSRVDSARIAAWKSKEASAAAGESQPRTIGSVVASDAFFPFADGLLAAAEAGATAVIQPGGSMRDEEVIKAADEKGLAMVFTGMRHFRH, from the coding sequence ATGTCGAGCCCCATCCGCCGCGCCCTGATTTCCGTTTCCGACAAGACCGGGCTCATCGAGTTCGGGAAATTCCTGGCCGCAAGCGGCGTCGAGATCCTGTCGACCGGCGGCTCGGCCAAGGCGCTTGCCGACGCCGGCGTGCCGGTGACCGAGGTGTCGGCGCACACCGGGTTCCCCGAGATCATGGACGGCCGGGTCAAGACCCTGCACCCCAAGATCCACGGCGGCCTGCTGGCCATTCGCGGCAACGCCAAGCACGAGGCGGCGATGAAGGAGCACGGCATCGCCCCCATCGACCTGGTGGCGGTCAACCTCTATCCGTTCGAGGCCACCGTGGCCAAGGGCGCCGACTACGAGACCTGCATCGAGAACATCGACATCGGCGGCCCCGGCATGATCCGCGCCGCCGCCAAGAACCACGCCTTCGTCACCGTCGTCGTCGATGCCGCCGATTACGCCGCCGTCATGGAAGAGATGAAGGCCAACGGAGGCGCCACCACGCTGGAATTCCGCAAGAAGCTGGCCGCCACCGCCTATGCCCGCACCGCCGTTTACGACGCCGCCATCTCGGGCTGGTTCGCGCGTGTCTTGAACGAGCCCTTCCCGAAGCGCGCCGCCTTCGCCGGCGAACTCAAGCAGACACTGCGCTACGGCGAGAACCCGCACCAGCAGGCCGCCTTCTATGTCAGTGGCGAGGCGCGGCCGGGGGTCGCCACCGCCCGGCAGTTGCAGGGCAAGGAATTGAGCTTCAACAACTACAACGACACCGACGCCGCCTTCGAACTGGTGGCCGAGTTCCAAGAAACCGCCTGCGCCATCATCAAGCACGCCAACCCCTGCGGCTGCGCCCACGGGGCCAGCGTCAAGGAAGCCTACCTCAAGGCCCTGGCCTGCGACCCGGTCAGCGCGTTCGGCGGCATCGTCGCGCTGAACCGGCCGCTCGACGGCGCCACTGCGGAAGAAATCGCCAAGCTGTTCGCCGAGGTGGTGATCGCGCCGGAGATCAGCGCCGAGGCCCGCACCGTGCTGGCCTCCAAGAAGAACCTGCGGGTGCTCGAGACCGGCGGGCTGCCCGACCCCAAGGCGCCCGGCATGACGCTGCGCTCGCTCTCCGGCGGCTATCTGCTGCAGACCCGCGACGACGCCGTGACCTCGGCCGAACTCAAGGTCGTCACCAAGCGGGCGCCAAGCGCCCAGGAGATGAAGGACCTGCTGTTCGCCTTCGCCATCTGCAAGCACGTCAAGTCCAACGCCATCGTCTACGTCAAGGACGGCGCCCTGGTCGGCGGCGGCGCCGGGCAGATGAGCCGGGTCGATTCGGCGCGCATCGCCGCCTGGAAGTCGAAGGAGGCCTCGGCCGCGGCGGGAGAATCGCAACCGCGCACCATCGGCTCGGTGGTGGCTTCGGATGCCTTCTTCCCCTTCGCCGACGGCCTGCTGGCCGCCGCCGAGGCGGGGGCCACCGCGGTGATCCAGCCGGGTGGCTCGATGCGCGACGAAGAGGTCATCAAGGCGGCCGACGAGAAAGGCCTTGCCATGGTGTTCACCGGCATGCGCCACTTCCGCCACTAG